Genomic window (Ruminococcus flavefaciens AE3010):
ATCCTTGACAAAGTGTAACGCAGTTGATATAATTGTATAAAAGGTAGTTATACAATTTAGACTTTGCTGTCCGGAAAGCAGGTAAAGTTATATAACCACAAGGAGTGTACACTAAAATGAATATTAACATCAGTAACTCATCCGGTGAGCCTATCTATATACAGATAGCAAACCAGATAAAGACTATGATACTGGAGGGAAAGCTAAAAGAGGGCGAAGTTCTGCCCTCTATGCGAATTCTCGCAACTGAGCTCCGTATTAGTTTTATGACAACCAAACGCGCATATGAGGAGCTTGAACGTGATGGCTTTATTGAAAGCTATACTGGAAAGGGCTCTTTCGTAAAGGCGCAGAACATAGAGCTTTATCGGGAAGAGCAGATCAAAAGTATAGAATCTCTACTCATGGAAGCAGGCGATTCAGCACGCAAGATAGGCGTTACAATGGAGGAACTTCACGAATTGCTCGACCTTGTTAACGGAGGGGAATAATATGAATGACTATGTAAACGCTGTTGAGATCAAGGGCGTTACAAAAAAATATGACGGCTTTACGCTGGATAATATAAGCTTTGATATACCTAAGGGCTGTATCATGGGCTTTATCGGGCAGAATGGTGCTGGCAAAACTACTACTATTCGCAGTTTGCTCCACATTACCGATATAAATGATGGCGAGATCAAACTGCTCGGTCTTGACCATATTAAGGACGAAAATGCAATAAAAAAGCGTATCGCCGTGGTGTTTGACGAGCTGCCGTTCCATGATGTGTTCAATGCAAAGGATATGGCACGAATCTTCGAGGGTATGTACCCTGAATGGGATAATGCTGCATATTTAAATTATATTGAGCGCTTTCAGCTCCCCCAGAAAAAGAGAATAGGCCAGTTCTCCAAGGGTATGAAAATGAAATTGCAGATAGCCTGCGCCCTATCTCATAATGCAGAGCTTCTTGTTATGGACGAAGCAACTACAGGACTTGACCCTGTTGTACGTGACGAGATACTGCACATATTTATGGAGTATCTGCAAAACGGCGAGCGCTCTATCCTGATGTCCTCGCATATTACCTCTGACCTTGAAAAGATAGCCGATATGGTGACTTTCATTGACAAAGGCAGGATACTTCTTACAGGCTACAAGGATGAAATTATCGAGAAGCACGGTATCCTCAAATGCGACAAAGACAAGATACAAGAGATAGACGCTGAGGATATCGTCAGCATACGCACCAACAATTTTGGTGCAGAGGTCATGGTGACTAACCGTGAGAGTGCTTCCTGCAAATATCGTGACTGCGTGATAGACCCGGCAAGCCTTGACGATATCATGCTTTACTATGTTCACCGTGATGCAAAGGAGTGGTCGTAATGGAACTATACAGATCGCTGATATATCGTGAATTAATGTTGACACGCAAACGATTTATTCTTATGCTGATACTGTTTCTGCTGCTGGCGTTGCTGATGATGACTCCACTTATACTCGTCTTTATCTTCAAACCTGTCGAAGGTGAGGAATCGCCTTTAGAAATGATACCTCTTTTTGTGGGAATAGTAGCACTGACAGTCGGATTTATGGCAGGTACGAATAACGGCTTACAGAAAGCGGACATCAATTCGGGGTGGAAGCGATATTCCTTTGTTCTGCCGCCGACAGCAAAACAGCAGGCTCTGTCCGATCTACTGACGAAGCTATGCTATATTCTGTTCTTCGGACTGTTATCATTGGCTTTTGAATTTGTATACACTGCAGCAGCGGATTATTCCAATTTCGGTATCATGCTGTATATTTATATGCTGAATATTTATCTCGGCGCTGTCTGTGCCGTGATGCTGGTCGATATTGCTTACAGCTATATCATGATGTTCGCAAAGGATAAAACCCAATTGAAGCTGATAGGCACACTTGCCTTTGTCGGCGCAGGTGTTGTATTAAGAGTTTTTGACTTGTTTCCCGGGATGAATAATGATGATAAGTCTGCCAAGGACGGTGCTATGATCTCGCAAGAAATGGTCAACAAATTTGACACTATTTTGTGCTCAAAAAAAACATTGCTCTGCATATCAGCTGTTTTTGTAGTTTTATGTATATTATTCTTCCTTGCGATGTGGAGATCGCACGAAAGGAGAGAGCCGTAATGACAGGACTGGTTTACAAGGAATGGAAGCAGAATCGATGGTTTATTCTATCTATGATGCTTTGCGGATTTGCTCCGTTGTTTGTTCTGCTGTTGATGCGTGGAGAAATATCTAATATAGGTAATGCTCCGCTTCGTATCGGCGGACTGATAGCAGGATTTCTTGTGGCAGGTGCTTTGCAGATGCTGGTACTGCGCGGCGATGACCGCAAGCTGTGGGGCTATTGGATAACTGCAACACCTGAAGGCTACAAGGGATTTCTCCGTTTGAAGTATGAGATGATATTTGCTATGGTGGTATTGTTTCTGTTTTCACTGCAATGTGTGGACAGAGGGTACTGTGCTGTTGCCGCAGATATGGGAATTACAGAGATTGAAGAAGTCAGCGGCATTGCCGTTCCACTCTGCTTTGTGCAGATACTTTCCCGTGCCATTGACATTCCTTTTGTCTATCGTTTTGGAAGTAAAAAAGGAAGTATTATCAAAATGATCTTTATGGTCACGGGAGCTGTTGTCATTTCAGTATTAATGATACTGAATGCAGAGCATTTTGATACGGTCATTGAGATGTGCAAAAAGGTATTCAATGTACAGAATAGCTCTCTGATACTGTCGGTCTGTCTGGTAGTATGTCTTGCGCTGTACTATCTTTCTTACCGTATTACTTGCAGGCTGTATCTGAAAGGAGTGGAGCAGTATGACCACTAAAAAAGAAAATGCGAAACGGCTCGGAATCTATCTGCTGATCGTATTTGCTTTCATGCTGTTTTACATTCTTTGCGCCAAGCTCATGCACCATTCAAATACGGTATACTACATCATATACATGATATTTTCATTTTCTCCTGCGATAGCAAGCCTTATCACAAGAGCTGTTACCAAAGAAGGCTTCCGCGATATGAAACTGCACCTGCACCTTACAGGCAATATCAGGTATTATCTGCTTGCATTCGGGCTTCCGCTGATATTCTTTTCAGCAAGGATACTGCTCCCCATTATCGTAAGCGGACACAGCAATTGGCTAGGCGTATTCACAGTTCAGGATGCGGTGGCAAGTGTATTCATGCTTGCGGCATTATCGGTTGTTCAGTCAATCGGTCTGCTTGGTGAGGAGCTTGGCTGGCGTGGATATATGAATCAGAAAATGGAGCCGCTATTCGGCACGGTCGGCACCTGTTTGTTCGGCGGTGTCGTGTGGAGCCTGTGGCATCTGCCAATGGATCTGGCAGGCTGGCTTGACGGTGAAGATACATTTTCCGATACGCTGATGACGTGCGGCGGAAGAATGCTCTTACTGACGTGCTTCGGTACATTCTTGATGTGGCTGACAAAAAAGACGGATAGCGTATTTCCTGCGGTGGTGGCGCATTTTATGTATAATGAAAGTCAGGGCGCTGTCATGAGTCTTTTAGCACAGGGCAATATACCTGAGAATACTTCTCTTCCATTATGGACAGATGTTATGAGATATTTACCTTTGCTTGTCATAGCTGTGATATTTATGATATTACTTTTGAAAAACAAGAAAAAAGAGATTAAAACATTATAATGTTATGAAAGAAGCAGCTCCCGCACGCGGGAGCTGCTGTTCTTATATTCACTGTACAATCTGCCGTCGTTTACAGCTCGATACGTTCAGGGAACGCTTTTTTTCGCATGATTCCCCACATCTTGTCTATATAGGACAAGGTATAGAAATTCTCATAGTAGTGGTAATAGAAAGCGCCCTTCAGTGTCATTTCATAGGTGCCGTCATGTTCTTTAATAAAGCCGCATAATTTCGCAAGCCATAATTCAAAGCCGTACATTTTCTTCAGCGGCACTCCGAAAAAGTTCTCAAAATCCATTGTATTCACTTTTGTACTGTATGCCGTCCAGAATAGCCAGTAAATCATTCTCTGACGCTTAGTAAAGCGTATAGTCAGAGATGTAGCGAGGTCTCCGGAACCTATCCTTTCGCAGTACGAGCCCACATCAAAAGTATTTATCTTGAACTGCTCTTTGAATAAACTCGTTGCAGAACAGCCGAACCCCAAAAAATTATCTCGGGTCATTGAGGAATAGTTTGCATCAGACCTGCTTGAAAATGTCCAGATGGAGCTTCTGGAATATCCCTGCCTGTAGCAGTACTCAGTAATAGCATCCAAAAGTTTCCGTTTCTCTTTTTTTGGCAATGTAGAAATTTGACTTTCTGTAAAAGTGAAATCGATAAACGGGTAAATGGCAATATGATTAGCCCCCAATGAAAAAGCCATGTCAATATCAGATCTCAGATCATCATAGGTCTGTCCGGGCAATGCAAAGATAAAGTCCATAGATACTGTTTCAAAATGGACTTCCGTCAATGCAGCCTTCATCGCATCGGTATCTATTGCCTTTCTGCCGAGGATCTTCTGATACTTGCTGCAGAATGATTGAATTCCGATGCTGATCTTTGTTACTCCTGCATCTTTCAGTACTTGCAGAACATCCGCATTCACATTATCGGGATGAAGCTCAACACCTATCCCCTCCGTGATGATGAAGTGTTCATTCAGCGCATCTATGATCTCTTTTATTCGGTTTGCAGCCAGTGCCGGTGTTCCGCCGCCGAAATAGAGACTGGTTGCTTCCTTTCGCTTAGTATTCTGACCTCCGATAAGATGTATCTCTTCAATCAGAGAATTTATGTATCTGTCACATTGTTCGGCAGAATACAGCGTCTTGCAATAAGGGCAGAAGTTGCAGATACTTTTGCAGAACGGGATATGAACATACAGTCCAAGATTATCGCATTCTTCATACGGCAGTATCTGGTCATATTCATTTCTGAACGTAAACGGCTTCACAGACTTTGTAAGCCACATTCTCGTTAAACTTGTTATGATACTCATATTACTCTAAATAAATTTAAGATATGTACGAAGCATCTCAAGGATTATTCTGAGATTGCCACGGAACAGAAGTGTGTATTCAGCAACAAAAAAGTATCCGCAATGTTCGCAAAGTCCCGGTACATCTATACAGCGTCCGCATACAGAAACCTTCCCGTTTTCCATAACCACGCACTGATGACACGGTGTAGGGAAACTGTTTTCAATAATATACGGAAAAGCACTTGTGAGGTTGAATACCGGTGCTCCTTCTTTCATCATCTGTTTTATCGTATCGCAGCATTTTGCCTTTTCTGTTTTGCTCAGAGCCAGTTCCTTTGTGTCTGGATAAGGTGTATGGAAATTGAAAGATACTGCACGAACATTTTGCGTATCACGGGCTGTTGTGCATACATCCCGGATACATTTCTTGTTGATCTGATTTACAGCCATGTAGAAACAGATATTGTCAGCAGTGGCGCTGCTGATGTTCTTCATGATCGTATCGTATGTGTCACCACGGATCTCATTATGACGCTCCTTGTCTCCGTCAAGACTTAAAAGAATCAGATCAGCCTCAGGCAGATCAATCGGGAACGTACCATTTGTGACCACATTCACAATGAGAAATCCCATTCTTTTCGCTTCAATGACCAAGTCTCTCAGGGTGCGTTCGCCGTCCTTCCATAGGAATGTTTCACCGCCGCAGAAGAACAGTATACGGATACCCATATTATAGAGCTGCTGCATTTCCTTTCGTATCTGTTCATACGGATGAACGATCGCCGTAATGTTATTGACAGAGCAGTGCTTACAGTGCAGGTTGCATTTGTCGGTAACGATCACAGTTCCGAGGATCGGGGCTTTCTTTCTGAACAGGATTGTCTTTGTGCCAAAAGCGGCAAGGTATAAAAAAGATGAAATTTTCATAAGTTATCTCCTTTTATGTTATCAGACGTATCCTTTTTGTGATCCAATTGTATAATTCCGTCAGCTTTTCTGACTTAAAGAAGTATATAATCTCTTTTTCGCCCGCCTGCATCACTGGTATTCTGTGGTATATGGCGTTTATTGCCAATGTATTAACTATATCTTGATGCTAAGGCCAACTCTCATCTGTACAAGTTTATCTCCGAGGTCTTTTTTCATTATCCTGTATGCGCGTTCCTTTGTACAATGCCCTGTACAGATAAGGTCAACTCTCATACTGTCAAGAGCTTGTGCAATATCGTGTATTTCCGAAGCAGGCTTTGTGAAAAGATGAAATCCTCCAATAATAGCATAAATATGCTTGTCAGGAAATGTTTTTCGGACTTCATTGACAATATTTATCACTCCGCCGTGAGAACAGGAATTCAGTATAACAAGCCCTTTTGAAGAATCAATCACAAGACTCTGCTCATGCGAAAAGTCATCGGGTATAAATCCATGCGGAGTACGTCTGTACATACCGCCTTTTTCCCCGATAAGTGAAAGTCCCTCCGTCTTGTGCGGTATCAGGTATACTCCGTCCATAATGGTATAATCTCCAGAGGCCATGACTATCCTGTCATGATATTCAGAGATCATTTCATGGGGGATT
Coding sequences:
- a CDS encoding GntR family transcriptional regulator yields the protein MNINISNSSGEPIYIQIANQIKTMILEGKLKEGEVLPSMRILATELRISFMTTKRAYEELERDGFIESYTGKGSFVKAQNIELYREEQIKSIESLLMEAGDSARKIGVTMEELHELLDLVNGGE
- a CDS encoding ABC transporter ATP-binding protein gives rise to the protein MNDYVNAVEIKGVTKKYDGFTLDNISFDIPKGCIMGFIGQNGAGKTTTIRSLLHITDINDGEIKLLGLDHIKDENAIKKRIAVVFDELPFHDVFNAKDMARIFEGMYPEWDNAAYLNYIERFQLPQKKRIGQFSKGMKMKLQIACALSHNAELLVMDEATTGLDPVVRDEILHIFMEYLQNGERSILMSSHITSDLEKIADMVTFIDKGRILLTGYKDEIIEKHGILKCDKDKIQEIDAEDIVSIRTNNFGAEVMVTNRESASCKYRDCVIDPASLDDIMLYYVHRDAKEWS
- a CDS encoding ABC-2 transporter permease, producing MTGLVYKEWKQNRWFILSMMLCGFAPLFVLLLMRGEISNIGNAPLRIGGLIAGFLVAGALQMLVLRGDDRKLWGYWITATPEGYKGFLRLKYEMIFAMVVLFLFSLQCVDRGYCAVAADMGITEIEEVSGIAVPLCFVQILSRAIDIPFVYRFGSKKGSIIKMIFMVTGAVVISVLMILNAEHFDTVIEMCKKVFNVQNSSLILSVCLVVCLALYYLSYRITCRLYLKGVEQYDH
- a CDS encoding CPBP family intramembrane glutamic endopeptidase produces the protein MTTKKENAKRLGIYLLIVFAFMLFYILCAKLMHHSNTVYYIIYMIFSFSPAIASLITRAVTKEGFRDMKLHLHLTGNIRYYLLAFGLPLIFFSARILLPIIVSGHSNWLGVFTVQDAVASVFMLAALSVVQSIGLLGEELGWRGYMNQKMEPLFGTVGTCLFGGVVWSLWHLPMDLAGWLDGEDTFSDTLMTCGGRMLLLTCFGTFLMWLTKKTDSVFPAVVAHFMYNESQGAVMSLLAQGNIPENTSLPLWTDVMRYLPLLVIAVIFMILLLKNKKKEIKTL
- a CDS encoding coproporphyrinogen-III oxidase family protein: MWLTKSVKPFTFRNEYDQILPYEECDNLGLYVHIPFCKSICNFCPYCKTLYSAEQCDRYINSLIEEIHLIGGQNTKRKEATSLYFGGGTPALAANRIKEIIDALNEHFIITEGIGVELHPDNVNADVLQVLKDAGVTKISIGIQSFCSKYQKILGRKAIDTDAMKAALTEVHFETVSMDFIFALPGQTYDDLRSDIDMAFSLGANHIAIYPFIDFTFTESQISTLPKKEKRKLLDAITEYCYRQGYSRSSIWTFSSRSDANYSSMTRDNFLGFGCSATSLFKEQFKINTFDVGSYCERIGSGDLATSLTIRFTKRQRMIYWLFWTAYSTKVNTMDFENFFGVPLKKMYGFELWLAKLCGFIKEHDGTYEMTLKGAFYYHYYENFYTLSYIDKMWGIMRKKAFPERIEL
- a CDS encoding radical SAM protein, whose amino-acid sequence is MKISSFLYLAAFGTKTILFRKKAPILGTVIVTDKCNLHCKHCSVNNITAIVHPYEQIRKEMQQLYNMGIRILFFCGGETFLWKDGERTLRDLVIEAKRMGFLIVNVVTNGTFPIDLPEADLILLSLDGDKERHNEIRGDTYDTIMKNISSATADNICFYMAVNQINKKCIRDVCTTARDTQNVRAVSFNFHTPYPDTKELALSKTEKAKCCDTIKQMMKEGAPVFNLTSAFPYIIENSFPTPCHQCVVMENGKVSVCGRCIDVPGLCEHCGYFFVAEYTLLFRGNLRIILEMLRTYLKFI
- a CDS encoding MBL fold metallo-hydrolase; this translates as MNTNITVIVDNKRDKNKRLGSEWGLSLLIEYSGKKILLDTGGSDLFIKNLKKLGMDVADVDHAVLSHAHCDHANGMPAFFRNNSKAKFYLRDGTSDNCYGKIGFLHFYAGIPHEMISEYHDRIVMASGDYTIMDGVYLIPHKTEGLSLIGEKGGMYRRTPHGFIPDDFSHEQSLVIDSSKGLVILNSCSHGGVINIVNEVRKTFPDKHIYAIIGGFHLFTKPASEIHDIAQALDSMRVDLICTGHCTKERAYRIMKKDLGDKLVQMRVGLSIKI